CATCGGGATGACGCTCCAGCAGGTATCGCTGGTAGAGATGATAGTGTGCTTCATTGAATCCGGCGGGGCCAGGGTTCACTTCGTAAAGTGACAGGTTGCGTTTCCAGATGCGGCGTTGACTGCGAGATGGTTGAAACCGTGCTGTCGGTATCCTCAGGGAGATGCAATCATTACATTGCGGGCAAGCAGGTTGATACAGATAGCAGCCGCTGCGACGAAAACCCCGGTCTATCAACTGTTGATAGAGATGTTGAGTGACTTTCGCATTCGGATCGAGAAACAGATTGCGTGCCTCACGACCAGGTAGATAGGAGCAGCCGTGAACCTGGCTCATGTAGAGAGCATAACTCGCCTCCTGTTCGAATCCTGGAGGTGGATTCAGCATATATCGGCCTCTGGAAAGTGCCTGCCCTGGTCAGCCCAACTGCCTGTTCGTCCTTCGAGCCGGGTCCAGCGATGGAGGTCGGCGCAAAAACTGGACCTGGGTATCTCTTCAGCTCCCAGACTGGCCAGATGATTGGTATAGACTTGACAGTCGATCATCTTGAATCCCCACTGAGTCAGTCTTCGACTGAGGTGAACCAGAGCGATTTTTGAGCTGTCGGACGTACGGCTGAACATCGATTCACCGAAGAAGACAGCGCCTATGGCCATGCCGTAGAGGCCACCCACCAACTCGTCGTTGCGCCATACCTCAACGGAGTG
This sequence is a window from Candidatus Thiodiazotropha sp. LNASS1. Protein-coding genes within it:
- a CDS encoding arginyltransferase; the encoded protein is MLNPPPGFEQEASYALYMSQVHGCSYLPGREARNLFLDPNAKVTQHLYQQLIDRGFRRSGCYLYQPACPQCNDCISLRIPTARFQPSRSQRRIWKRNLSLYEVNPGPAGFNEAHYHLYQRYLLERHPDGAMACNSPGQYSQFLTCEWAETQFIEFRKAGKLAAVAVSDLLPNGTSSVYTFFDPDMSQDSLGIFALLWQIDYSRGLGLKWVYPGFWIENCEKMSYKSRFRPFEAWTGQQWIDHTEIGNRGYETNDRV